From a single Lactococcus carnosus genomic region:
- the xseA gene encoding exodeoxyribonuclease VII large subunit — MTEYLTVSTLTKYLKTKFDRDPYLERVFLTGEISNFRRRPKHQYFAIKDEKSVIQATMWAGVFSKLDFDLEEGMKVNLVGRVQLYEPGGSYAIIVDKIMPDGVGALAIKLEQLKKKLTAEGLFNPDFKQQIPNFSRKIGVVTSPSGAVIRDIITTVNRRFPMTDILLFPAKVQGVGSAEAVAARIKEANQRTDLDVLIIGRGGGSIEDLWAFNEEVVVRSIFESRIPVISSVGHETDTTLADFVADRRAATPTAAAELATPNTKVDILQYLATSETRLTSMTQRYIVNHQEGLTRLQNSVVFRQPERLYDSYLQKVDNLTTELNNRLRQQIQIDQQGQTLLTTRLKSLRLDQKIATLHRDLASDTDALKRNVMAYVEQQKNRAEKAYDNLSLIDPVKIVKRGFSIARTQDGDVIKSVKAVTDKQVLDLEVSDGKIKVEVKK, encoded by the coding sequence ATGACAGAATATTTGACTGTATCAACGTTAACTAAATATTTGAAAACCAAGTTTGACCGTGATCCCTACTTGGAACGGGTTTTTTTGACGGGTGAAATTTCAAATTTCAGACGACGTCCCAAGCACCAATACTTTGCTATAAAGGATGAAAAATCAGTCATCCAGGCGACCATGTGGGCTGGCGTCTTTTCTAAATTAGATTTTGATTTAGAAGAAGGTATGAAAGTTAATCTGGTTGGTCGTGTTCAGCTTTATGAGCCTGGTGGGTCATACGCTATCATTGTTGACAAGATCATGCCAGATGGTGTTGGTGCCCTCGCGATTAAACTCGAGCAACTTAAGAAGAAATTAACTGCAGAAGGCCTATTTAATCCTGATTTTAAACAGCAGATTCCTAATTTTTCCAGAAAAATTGGTGTGGTAACCAGTCCTAGTGGCGCCGTGATTCGAGATATTATCACGACAGTTAATCGCAGGTTTCCGATGACAGACATTTTACTGTTTCCTGCAAAAGTTCAGGGAGTAGGTAGTGCTGAGGCGGTGGCAGCTCGGATTAAAGAAGCCAACCAGAGAACTGACCTAGATGTGTTGATCATCGGTCGTGGTGGCGGCTCTATAGAGGATTTATGGGCCTTTAATGAAGAGGTTGTGGTGAGAAGTATTTTCGAATCTCGCATTCCAGTTATCTCTTCAGTGGGCCATGAAACAGATACCACCTTAGCTGATTTTGTAGCAGATAGACGAGCAGCCACGCCGACAGCAGCAGCGGAGCTCGCGACACCCAATACAAAAGTTGATATTTTACAGTATTTGGCGACTAGTGAGACGAGGTTGACAAGTATGACACAGCGCTATATCGTCAACCACCAAGAAGGATTAACCAGGTTACAAAATTCGGTCGTCTTTCGGCAACCTGAGCGCTTATATGATAGTTATTTGCAAAAGGTGGACAATCTGACAACTGAGTTAAACAATCGGTTACGTCAACAGATTCAAATTGATCAACAAGGGCAGACACTACTGACAACACGGTTGAAGAGTCTGCGACTGGATCAAAAAATAGCGACCTTGCACCGAGATCTTGCAAGTGACACAGATGCCTTAAAACGCAATGTAATGGCTTATGTTGAACAACAAAAAAATCGTGCTGAAAAAGCTTATGATAATTTGTCGCTCATAGACCCAGTCAAAATCGTTAAACGTGGCTTCTCCATCGCTAGAACACAGGATGGTGACGTCATCAAATCGGTTAAAGCTGTGACAGATAAGCAAGTGCTAGACTTAGAAGTATCAGATGGTAAAATTAAAGTAGAGGTAAAAAAATAA
- a CDS encoding glycoside-pentoside-hexuronide (GPH):cation symporter, which translates to MYSFNKIIRDFTMGGIGQNLVYAFISAAYLFYFTEAVGFSAATVGTILLVVRIVSLFIDPCVAVLIEKTNTKWGKYKPYITVMPVMISLLLVGLFFQPNISKELHLIYVYVMTMLFWAAYAFFDIAYWSLVPSITKDAEKRVKLLTICKSGILFAAFGLGIGQMPLVHLLGQGNYGRGFSMLSVIVAIVFSVAGLMLSRTVSKFNDIGTGSAKAKKATDKITGKQMITALKGNGQLIILTFAKLAIYIPIAVKSALGIYFYKYQLGNDSLGSFGSMVALPLTLILISACPKLLKTYSDKQVMSLFVLVQMTLCVCYILTTDLSAFYIVIDGISSALLGVYSLFFTNMVAACVEYGEWKTKIRTESVIFSTNTITSKLATGLSGAIAGWVLTGIGYNPNAAQTPQMLSALHYVLVFVPAIGLLIGFLVLRKYILTADMYKKIVSDLSQGKYDSRP; encoded by the coding sequence ATGTATAGTTTTAATAAAATCATTCGTGATTTCACGATGGGGGGTATCGGTCAAAACCTGGTATATGCCTTCATCTCCGCTGCTTATCTCTTTTATTTTACAGAAGCAGTTGGGTTTTCAGCTGCAACTGTTGGGACGATTTTACTAGTCGTTAGGATTGTCAGTCTCTTTATTGATCCTTGTGTTGCAGTGTTGATTGAGAAAACAAATACAAAATGGGGGAAGTATAAACCTTATATTACAGTGATGCCTGTGATGATCAGCTTGTTACTGGTAGGTCTCTTCTTTCAACCTAATATCAGTAAGGAGCTGCACTTAATTTATGTCTATGTCATGACCATGCTATTTTGGGCAGCCTATGCATTCTTTGATATTGCCTACTGGTCGCTTGTACCATCTATCACTAAAGATGCTGAAAAGCGTGTCAAACTACTGACCATCTGTAAATCAGGTATTCTCTTTGCGGCCTTTGGGTTAGGGATTGGTCAGATGCCTTTGGTTCATTTATTAGGCCAAGGGAATTATGGTAGGGGATTTTCTATGCTATCTGTCATAGTGGCTATCGTATTCAGTGTCGCTGGTTTGATGTTATCTAGAACAGTATCTAAGTTTAACGACATCGGCACGGGATCAGCTAAAGCTAAAAAAGCAACAGATAAGATCACTGGTAAACAAATGATTACAGCATTAAAGGGCAATGGCCAGTTGATTATCCTAACGTTTGCTAAATTAGCCATCTATATTCCGATTGCAGTCAAGAGTGCTTTGGGAATTTATTTCTACAAGTATCAACTCGGAAATGATAGTCTAGGGTCATTTGGCTCGATGGTCGCCTTACCTCTGACCTTGATTTTGATTTCTGCTTGTCCTAAATTATTAAAGACATATAGTGATAAACAAGTCATGAGTTTATTTGTTCTAGTTCAAATGACATTATGTGTGTGCTATATACTGACGACAGATCTGTCTGCATTTTATATCGTAATAGATGGCATTTCAAGCGCGCTTTTGGGTGTATATTCCCTTTTCTTTACCAATATGGTCGCTGCTTGTGTAGAGTATGGCGAATGGAAAACAAAAATTCGGACGGAAAGTGTCATTTTTTCTACCAATACGATCACTTCTAAACTTGCTACTGGCCTATCAGGAGCAATCGCTGGCTGGGTGCTGACAGGTATTGGTTATAATCCAAATGCAGCTCAAACCCCTCAGATGTTAAGTGCCTTGCATTACGTCCTGGTCTTTGTTCCAGCTATCGGCTTACTCATCGGATTCCTTGTATTACGAAAATATATTCTGACTGCCGATATGTACAAGAAAATTGTTTCAGACTTATCTCAAGGTAAATATGATAGTCGTCCATAA
- a CDS encoding ketose-bisphosphate aldolase, with translation MLINMTQLLEIAQKEKFAVGAFNISDNALFQTVVETAEENMAPAIIEVHPTELAYAKDDFFKYVVARLSNSPIPFVLHLDHGDTIQNVLRAIRCGFTSVMIDGSLLSFTENVALTKEVVHICHQLDISVEGELGTIGAMGDTFEKGGDAVTGVAYTDPQDAKLFVEQTGVDTLAVAIGTAHGIYPDGFEPKLNLAILKQIKETVAIPLVLHGGSNNPDSEISAAVSLGVQKVNISSDFKREIYKKLTEILTTKGGWDPNNLFPDAILAGKKVVKQKMELFESIDKAHLYEAVKPWRMDSL, from the coding sequence ATGCTAATTAATATGACACAACTACTAGAAATCGCCCAAAAAGAGAAGTTCGCGGTAGGCGCATTCAATATATCTGATAATGCCCTGTTCCAGACTGTCGTAGAAACAGCTGAAGAAAATATGGCGCCAGCGATTATTGAAGTACATCCGACTGAGTTAGCCTATGCCAAAGACGACTTTTTCAAATATGTTGTCGCAAGATTGTCTAATTCACCAATTCCCTTTGTCTTACATTTAGACCATGGAGACACCATTCAAAATGTGTTACGTGCAATTCGCTGTGGCTTTACATCAGTGATGATAGATGGCTCCCTGCTTTCCTTTACCGAAAATGTCGCCCTCACAAAAGAGGTGGTCCATATTTGTCATCAGCTAGACATCTCTGTAGAAGGGGAACTTGGTACGATAGGCGCCATGGGTGATACCTTTGAAAAAGGTGGCGATGCAGTGACAGGTGTTGCCTATACGGATCCACAGGATGCCAAACTATTTGTTGAACAAACTGGCGTTGATACACTTGCAGTCGCAATCGGTACCGCTCATGGTATCTATCCAGATGGGTTCGAACCAAAATTGAATTTAGCTATACTCAAACAGATTAAAGAAACAGTTGCTATACCACTAGTGCTACATGGTGGATCGAATAATCCCGACTCAGAAATTTCAGCTGCGGTATCCTTAGGTGTACAGAAGGTGAATATTTCATCCGATTTTAAAAGAGAAATTTATAAAAAATTAACAGAGATATTGACTACAAAAGGTGGTTGGGATCCAAATAATTTATTTCCAGATGCGATACTAGCAGGAAAAAAAGTGGTCAAACAGAAAATGGAGCTGTTTGAGTCAATCGACAAGGCGCACTTATATGAGGCTGTCAAACCATGGCGGATGGACAGCTTATGA
- a CDS encoding PTS fructose transporter subunit IIC gives MFSRTEIKKHAMTAISYMLPLIVASGLLIAIGNLMGGANITDKTVSMTIPDALTSLGVLGMGLLPAFISGYISFSIADRPGIAPGFLIGQIAAFLGAGFLGGMLGGFIVGYTALLIKEKLKVPKWAVALMPMMIIPVLSAIIAGLIMYFVVGGPIVWLTEGLTALIKGLDTSSKVLYGFVIGFLGCFDLGGPISKVPNLICDGLLLEGIKGPEGVKVLAAMVPPIGISISFVFSRLFHKTIYSDQEIENIKIAFPMGLCMISEGVIPIAMNDIVRTICATSIGCGVTGAISFSLGVESGVPSGGVFVIPAMTNPLFAVFALLTGSLVTATILIIIKKEKKAGDDQGLTASDEAALDLSDFKFS, from the coding sequence ATGTTTTCGAGAACTGAAATAAAGAAACACGCCATGACAGCAATTTCATATATGCTCCCATTGATTGTTGCATCTGGTTTGTTAATTGCTATAGGCAATTTGATGGGAGGTGCAAATATTACAGATAAAACGGTTAGCATGACGATACCAGATGCCTTAACGTCACTGGGTGTATTAGGGATGGGTCTGCTACCAGCTTTTATATCTGGCTATATCTCTTTCTCCATTGCAGATAGACCAGGGATTGCACCTGGGTTTTTAATCGGTCAAATTGCCGCCTTTTTGGGAGCTGGCTTTTTAGGCGGGATGCTTGGTGGTTTCATTGTCGGCTACACTGCCTTACTCATAAAAGAGAAGCTAAAAGTACCAAAATGGGCAGTCGCATTGATGCCAATGATGATTATTCCAGTCCTATCGGCCATTATCGCAGGCTTAATCATGTACTTTGTCGTAGGTGGGCCTATTGTTTGGCTAACTGAGGGATTGACCGCATTGATTAAGGGATTAGATACGTCCTCAAAAGTTTTATATGGCTTTGTGATCGGCTTTCTAGGCTGTTTTGATTTGGGTGGTCCGATTAGTAAAGTCCCGAATTTAATCTGTGATGGCTTGCTACTAGAAGGCATAAAAGGACCAGAAGGGGTCAAGGTCTTAGCTGCCATGGTACCGCCGATTGGCATCTCTATATCCTTCGTGTTTTCAAGACTATTTCATAAAACTATTTACTCAGATCAAGAAATTGAAAACATTAAAATCGCTTTTCCCATGGGACTATGTATGATTTCTGAGGGTGTCATTCCCATCGCCATGAATGATATCGTAAGAACCATATGTGCGACATCTATCGGGTGTGGTGTCACTGGTGCTATTAGCTTTTCTCTAGGTGTAGAGAGTGGTGTACCATCAGGTGGAGTATTTGTCATACCAGCGATGACCAATCCGTTATTTGCAGTGTTTGCCTTGCTGACAGGTTCTCTCGTTACAGCAACGATCTTAATCATTATCAAAAAAGAAAAGAAAGCAGGTGATGATCAGGGCTTAACCGCATCCGATGAAGCAGCCTTAGATTTATCGGATTTTAAATTTAGTTAA
- a CDS encoding Rgg/GadR/MutR family transcriptional regulator, which translates to MVYKKYGQVFRKLRKQRGLPLIYFEPLGISKAALAKFECGETMMSFERLTLALQTLDVSLEEFEHHLNHFSLSNLEAISDDIFDLSIRGEQQALSTLSQELAEDDQLILSLTARYASYNSEFKSLSSSDGLDDIRDFLYKIELWGYYELHTLFHTVFHLESEEVIYLFNKCLISNPHFFNIPKYRTKLLDLGYRAANVLISRGDQDGSLYLLNRIDSYQVHHTMANQNFKNLTIGFWTYRFEDASSGRQQMTKCVELIKEIETPDMAEYICQAFKTIINS; encoded by the coding sequence ATGGTCTACAAAAAATATGGACAAGTCTTTAGAAAGTTAAGAAAGCAAAGAGGCCTACCTTTGATATACTTTGAACCACTAGGTATCTCCAAAGCAGCTTTGGCCAAATTTGAATGTGGTGAGACGATGATGAGCTTTGAGAGACTCACGCTAGCACTACAAACATTAGATGTTAGTCTTGAGGAATTCGAACACCACCTCAATCATTTTTCATTAAGCAATCTAGAAGCGATTTCTGATGATATCTTTGATCTATCTATCAGAGGGGAGCAGCAAGCACTCTCTACACTATCACAAGAATTAGCTGAAGATGATCAGCTTATTTTATCGTTAACTGCACGATATGCTAGCTATAATTCTGAATTTAAAAGCTTAAGCTCATCTGACGGACTAGATGATATCAGAGACTTTCTTTATAAGATTGAGTTGTGGGGATATTATGAACTCCATACCCTTTTTCATACTGTTTTTCACCTAGAGTCTGAGGAAGTGATCTATTTATTTAATAAGTGTCTCATATCTAATCCTCATTTCTTTAATATTCCAAAATACAGAACCAAACTCCTAGATCTTGGTTATCGGGCGGCAAACGTCCTCATCAGTAGGGGAGATCAGGACGGGAGTCTCTACCTTCTTAATCGTATAGATAGCTATCAGGTACACCATACCATGGCAAATCAAAATTTTAAAAATCTAACCATCGGCTTTTGGACTTATCGTTTTGAGGATGCTTCTTCTGGTAGGCAACAGATGACCAAATGTGTTGAGCTAATCAAGGAGATTGAAACACCTGATATGGCAGAGTATATCTGTCAAGCCTTTAAAACGATCATCAATAGCTAG
- a CDS encoding BglG family transcription antiterminator: protein MKLTDREEAVIKVLLHAKHGVTASELSSALNVSSKTVYRTVSAINEKYCHHDLIKAKIGIGFELDYDNYLEDSHLATTNRLAVGPKERREKMLLQLVLKSPYPTTVDALLTASYISQTVLAGDMKLMTQELTHYDLRLVKKSSTLYVSGSEVNLRRLASAIIHHQFTETGSMTSFQPIQPMDEAFIKSIITFIEGEMAGLICHPYNHNMYIHLYIMIARVRKGVLYPDKERVDINQSETALIQANHQVYVIAQKMIQKVSNYLNTPLLDIEVLYAFQLLISSRIENDRLRIHISQDNGDAITTYLIKEMSLISGYELYHQDNFSELLIHIKQMLFRIKHGIVVSNAMLADIKRQYADLFSALTETVAKTIDLFHLSSISEDEIGFMLVYFIKYIELSKRHKRKVLIVCHNGVGTSSFLKAKVNKVFPDLEVLDIISKRYLDHHQKAYANIDLIITTSKIKENYDTPMILVNSILTPQDEERIRNYLGELD from the coding sequence ATGAAATTAACTGATCGAGAGGAAGCAGTCATCAAGGTATTGTTGCATGCCAAACATGGTGTGACTGCAAGTGAGTTGTCAAGTGCGTTAAACGTATCATCTAAAACAGTTTACAGAACGGTTAGCGCCATTAATGAAAAATATTGTCATCATGACTTGATTAAGGCCAAAATCGGCATTGGATTTGAATTAGATTATGATAATTATCTGGAGGATAGTCATCTAGCTACGACAAATAGATTGGCTGTAGGGCCTAAGGAACGCAGAGAAAAAATGTTACTACAGCTAGTCTTAAAATCGCCATATCCAACGACTGTGGACGCTCTCCTAACAGCATCTTATATCAGTCAAACAGTTTTGGCAGGTGATATGAAGCTTATGACGCAGGAATTAACGCATTATGACTTGAGACTTGTCAAAAAAAGTAGCACGCTTTATGTGAGTGGTAGTGAAGTAAATCTTAGACGACTTGCTTCGGCCATTATTCATCATCAGTTTACGGAAACAGGCAGTATGACAAGCTTCCAACCCATACAACCTATGGATGAGGCATTCATTAAGTCGATCATCACCTTCATTGAAGGGGAAATGGCTGGTCTAATCTGTCATCCTTATAATCATAATATGTATATTCATCTCTACATTATGATAGCAAGAGTTCGAAAGGGGGTCTTGTATCCTGATAAAGAGAGGGTAGACATCAACCAATCGGAAACAGCGCTAATCCAAGCAAATCATCAGGTGTACGTCATCGCCCAAAAAATGATCCAAAAAGTGAGTAACTACTTAAATACGCCATTATTAGATATAGAAGTCCTGTATGCCTTTCAACTCCTGATTTCATCCAGAATTGAAAATGATCGGTTACGCATCCATATCTCCCAAGATAATGGGGACGCAATCACGACGTACTTGATTAAGGAAATGAGCCTAATAAGTGGTTATGAGTTGTATCATCAAGATAATTTCTCTGAGTTATTGATTCATATCAAACAGATGTTGTTTAGAATTAAACATGGTATTGTCGTTAGCAATGCTATGCTAGCTGATATAAAACGGCAATATGCAGACTTATTTAGTGCTTTGACAGAAACGGTTGCGAAAACGATTGACTTATTTCACTTATCAAGCATATCAGAAGATGAAATTGGCTTCATGCTTGTTTATTTTATCAAGTATATTGAACTGTCAAAGCGTCATAAAAGAAAAGTTTTGATTGTTTGTCATAATGGCGTTGGCACCTCTAGTTTTCTGAAGGCAAAGGTCAATAAAGTATTTCCAGATTTAGAAGTGCTAGATATCATTTCTAAACGGTATCTTGATCACCATCAGAAAGCCTATGCCAATATAGACTTGATCATTACAACATCTAAAATCAAAGAGAATTATGATACGCCTATGATTTTAGTTAACAGTATCTTGACACCTCAGGATGAAGAAAGAATTAGAAACTACTTAGGAGAATTAGATTGA
- the pgmB gene encoding beta-phosphoglucomutase yields the protein MLLRAILFDLDGVITDTAASHFLAWRYLCRRYQLIIKPSMEVALRGIPRLAALTLILEKNKVRHKFSDAEMSRLCEEKNTYYNRLIEKMSEADILPGILDFLKACKASEIKLGIVSSSLNAPKILEKIGLTAYFDCIVDPRTVAEGKPSPDIFLKAVTQLGVSVTDCIGIEDATSGIAAINAAGIFSVGIGSEKVLSKANLLLRNTTELSLDLFN from the coding sequence ATGTTACTAAGAGCAATCTTATTTGATTTAGACGGTGTGATTACAGATACAGCAGCCTCTCATTTTTTAGCATGGCGTTACTTATGCAGACGTTACCAACTCATTATCAAGCCTAGTATGGAAGTCGCGCTAAGGGGGATCCCTAGACTGGCTGCCTTGACCTTAATTTTGGAGAAAAACAAGGTGCGTCACAAATTTTCAGATGCTGAAATGAGCCGATTATGTGAGGAGAAAAATACCTATTATAATCGATTAATCGAAAAAATGTCTGAAGCTGATATCCTACCTGGCATATTAGATTTTTTAAAAGCATGCAAGGCTAGTGAGATTAAATTAGGGATAGTGTCGTCAAGCCTGAATGCACCAAAAATTCTAGAGAAAATCGGCTTGACAGCTTATTTTGACTGCATCGTGGATCCACGGACTGTAGCTGAGGGAAAACCGAGTCCAGATATCTTTCTAAAAGCTGTCACACAGCTCGGCGTCTCTGTGACAGACTGTATTGGCATAGAGGATGCGACTTCTGGGATAGCAGCAATCAATGCTGCAGGTATTTTCTCTGTCGGAATCGGTAGTGAAAAAGTACTTTCAAAAGCAAATTTGTTACTCAGGAACACGACTGAGTTGTCACTCGATTTATTTAATTAG
- a CDS encoding PTS sugar transporter subunit IIA — translation MNAENDITKIITEEQICLNLKGTSKHEVIGELSQLLYDNALISDIAEFTKDVLFRESEGITGLGDGIAIPHGKSDYVLKTAIVIGKCHSPVVWESLDNQPVELIIMFAVKNVDATTLHIKLLQQVAAILADEDKIKQLKASQTKQEIMALLANR, via the coding sequence ATGAATGCAGAGAATGACATCACAAAAATTATAACAGAAGAGCAAATATGCTTAAACTTAAAGGGGACAAGTAAACATGAGGTGATTGGTGAACTATCTCAGCTACTCTATGATAATGCCTTAATTTCTGATATAGCCGAATTTACCAAGGACGTCTTGTTTCGGGAGAGTGAGGGGATTACAGGATTAGGTGACGGGATTGCGATTCCGCATGGCAAATCAGATTATGTCTTGAAAACAGCTATTGTGATTGGCAAGTGCCACTCACCAGTTGTATGGGAGTCTCTAGATAATCAACCAGTGGAGTTGATTATTATGTTTGCGGTTAAAAATGTCGATGCGACGACCTTACATATTAAACTCTTACAGCAAGTAGCTGCCATATTGGCTGATGAAGATAAGATTAAGCAGTTGAAAGCCAGTCAAACGAAACAGGAAATAATGGCCTTATTGGCTAATAGATAA
- a CDS encoding glycoside hydrolase family 3 protein — translation MNSLDILQTAPFNLSTKSAQEIIHQIANMSLADKVGQLFFLLHFDKTAHGDMFDICKKYKPGGLMFRPTNEDVTKSLVKFADKEMAIRPFFSANVESGANALIAQETGYGSPMLLSATNDDQLVAQAVCDMASVSASAGVNMTFSPVVDLQLNPDNPITQTRSFGDQVDQVIRMSEQFVKGFLQYQILPVIKHFPGDGVDNRDHHLLPSVNSLSFPEWLATYGKVYKTLIDQGAPCIMAGHILLPDYERTQFPDIADHEIKPATLSSHLLKGLLRRQLGFNGLIITDASTMGGFNSFYPRKQAVVETIKAGCDMLLFTTDVAEDYQSVYQAAEIEEISAARLNEALVRILGAKAMLTDKEKVALKTSKQDANALRAAVFDKGITLVKNEIAFKKLEVEKHKKILLLDLHNGHSVSQQVIKRLSEAGFQVTKPESDDVAFGFEAMMGSRQAIMKKYDLILYTLNYQVKSNQTTNRVSFGQPMGQFLPLFLKEIPTIMVSFGNPYHLEDAPRVPVYINAYSDQEGVVSATMDKLLGKSEFKGVSPVDAFCGRFDTRCY, via the coding sequence ATGAATTCCCTAGATATACTTCAAACAGCACCATTTAACCTATCTACCAAAAGTGCACAAGAGATTATACATCAGATTGCGAATATGTCTTTAGCCGATAAAGTTGGTCAATTATTTTTTCTACTACATTTTGATAAAACAGCTCATGGTGATATGTTTGATATATGTAAAAAATATAAACCGGGTGGTTTGATGTTTAGACCAACAAATGAAGATGTGACCAAATCCCTAGTAAAGTTTGCTGACAAAGAGATGGCAATCAGGCCTTTCTTTTCGGCAAACGTCGAGAGTGGCGCTAATGCACTGATTGCTCAAGAGACAGGTTATGGTAGTCCCATGTTACTTTCAGCAACAAATGATGATCAGTTAGTTGCACAGGCGGTGTGCGATATGGCTAGTGTATCCGCATCTGCTGGCGTCAATATGACCTTTTCCCCAGTTGTAGACCTGCAGCTCAATCCTGATAACCCAATTACCCAAACCAGAAGTTTCGGTGATCAGGTAGACCAGGTCATTCGTATGTCGGAACAGTTTGTCAAGGGATTTCTACAGTATCAAATCTTGCCTGTTATCAAGCATTTTCCAGGTGACGGTGTAGATAATCGGGACCACCATCTATTACCTTCTGTAAATAGTTTGTCATTTCCAGAGTGGTTGGCAACCTATGGCAAAGTTTATAAAACCTTGATTGATCAAGGTGCACCCTGTATCATGGCGGGGCATATTTTATTACCAGATTATGAGCGCACTCAGTTTCCAGATATAGCAGATCATGAGATTAAGCCTGCCACCTTATCCTCACATCTATTAAAAGGTTTATTAAGAAGGCAACTAGGCTTTAATGGTCTCATCATTACAGATGCCTCAACTATGGGTGGCTTTAATAGTTTCTATCCACGAAAACAGGCGGTTGTCGAAACAATCAAAGCTGGTTGTGATATGCTCTTGTTTACGACAGATGTAGCAGAAGACTATCAAAGTGTCTATCAAGCAGCTGAGATTGAGGAGATTAGTGCTGCACGTTTAAATGAGGCACTTGTTCGTATTTTAGGTGCCAAGGCGATGTTAACGGACAAAGAAAAAGTAGCATTAAAAACAAGTAAGCAAGATGCAAATGCACTAAGAGCAGCAGTATTTGACAAGGGCATTACACTTGTTAAAAATGAGATCGCCTTTAAAAAATTAGAGGTAGAAAAGCACAAAAAAATACTACTCTTAGACTTGCATAATGGTCATTCGGTCAGTCAACAGGTGATTAAACGATTAAGCGAGGCGGGTTTTCAAGTGACAAAACCAGAGAGCGACGATGTCGCCTTTGGGTTTGAGGCAATGATGGGGTCTCGTCAAGCGATCATGAAAAAATATGACCTCATTTTGTATACTCTGAATTATCAAGTCAAAAGTAATCAAACGACTAACCGAGTATCTTTTGGGCAACCAATGGGCCAGTTTTTACCACTATTTTTAAAAGAAATTCCGACAATTATGGTCTCATTTGGGAATCCTTATCATTTAGAAGATGCACCACGTGTCCCAGTTTATATTAATGCCTATAGTGATCAAGAAGGCGTAGTATCTGCGACGATGGATAAGCTATTAGGAAAAAGTGAGTTTAAAGGGGTGAGTCCCGTGGACGCCTTTTGTGGGAGGTTTGATACGAGATGTTACTAA
- a CDS encoding PTS fructose transporter subunit IIB, with amino-acid sequence MKIVGVAACTSGIAHTYIAKEKLIKAAKSLGHEIWIETQGTIGVEDALTTNQIRDADVVVLAIDIQISGKERFSGKKVIEIPTGRVIKSPVKIIEKIAEMINEA; translated from the coding sequence ATGAAAATTGTTGGTGTAGCAGCGTGTACATCTGGTATAGCCCACACGTACATTGCTAAAGAAAAACTAATCAAAGCGGCAAAATCACTAGGCCATGAGATCTGGATAGAAACACAAGGGACGATCGGTGTGGAAGATGCACTCACCACAAACCAGATTAGGGATGCAGATGTTGTCGTTCTGGCCATAGATATTCAAATATCTGGAAAAGAACGGTTTTCAGGCAAAAAAGTCATCGAAATTCCCACGGGTAGGGTGATTAAATCGCCTGTCAAAATTATAGAGAAAATAGCAGAAATGATAAATGAAGCATAA